The following coding sequences are from one Nicotiana tomentosiformis chromosome 3, ASM39032v3, whole genome shotgun sequence window:
- the LOC104091454 gene encoding uncharacterized protein isoform X2 codes for MEDSGAILCQISSLKNMLDQVNEEIEANIQATREIESQIVKSAEVESALAARESELMRTAYALQFEIDGLMRVYADSETSLKHLDEKICCLRTRRDEILMSMNNRRDAFMASCLAFQNEVSVKDNDEVCTLLAEKELLQNEVHSLNKKTKALESSTAAFVEEVLEDLQHATSALDVEIRSGNIENEKLLKDIDELKRTLSSLMLARTQEMVSGAGNVLIRSSDSCSSHLYAEVSRT; via the exons ATGGAAGACTCGGGTGCAATTCTGTGTCAGATCTCTTCGCTCAAGAATATGCTTGATCAG GTGAACGAAGAAATTGAGGCGAACATTCAGGCAACGAGAGAGATTGAATCACAAATAGTGAAGTCTGCAGAAGTCGAAAGCGCGTTGGCTGCTCGAGAATCGGAGCTGATGAGAACTGCATATGCACTGCAATTTGAAATCGATGGCTTGATGAGAGTTTATG CTGATTCAGAGACCTCTCTCAAACATTTGGACGAAAAGATTTGTTGTCTAAGAACGAGGCGCGATGAGATACTTATGAGTATGAATAACAGAAG GGATGCATTCATGGCGTCGTGCCTGGCTTTTCAAAATGAAGTTTCTGTAAAAGATAATGATGAAGTATGCACTTTGCTAGCAGAGAAAGAGCTGCTACAGAATGAAGTTCATAGTTTAAACAAGAAAACCAAAGCATTGGAAAGTTCAACAGCAGCTTTTGTGGAAGAGGTTCTTGAAGATCTTCAGCACGCGACGTCTG CTTTAGACGTCGAAATAAGAAGTGGCAATATTGAGAATGAGAAACTGCTCAAAGATATTGACGAATTAAAGAGAACTTTGTCTTCACTTATGTTGGCCAGAACGCAGGAAATG GTGTCTGGAGCTGGTAATGTTTTAATCCGCTCCAGTGATAGTTGTTCAAGTCACTTGTATGCTGAAGTTAGCCGTACTTGA
- the LOC104091454 gene encoding uncharacterized protein isoform X1 → MEDSGAILCQISSLKNMLDQVNEEIEANIQATREIESQIVKSAEVESALAARESELMRTAYALQFEIDGLMRVYADSETSLKHLDEKICCLRTRRDEILMSMNNRRDAFMASCLAFQNEVSVKDNDEVCTLLAEKELLQNEVHSLNKKTKALESSTAAFVEEVLEDLQHATSALDVEIRSGNIENEKLLKDIDELKRTLSSLMLARTQEMQVSGAGNVLIRSSDSCSSHLYAEVSRT, encoded by the exons ATGGAAGACTCGGGTGCAATTCTGTGTCAGATCTCTTCGCTCAAGAATATGCTTGATCAG GTGAACGAAGAAATTGAGGCGAACATTCAGGCAACGAGAGAGATTGAATCACAAATAGTGAAGTCTGCAGAAGTCGAAAGCGCGTTGGCTGCTCGAGAATCGGAGCTGATGAGAACTGCATATGCACTGCAATTTGAAATCGATGGCTTGATGAGAGTTTATG CTGATTCAGAGACCTCTCTCAAACATTTGGACGAAAAGATTTGTTGTCTAAGAACGAGGCGCGATGAGATACTTATGAGTATGAATAACAGAAG GGATGCATTCATGGCGTCGTGCCTGGCTTTTCAAAATGAAGTTTCTGTAAAAGATAATGATGAAGTATGCACTTTGCTAGCAGAGAAAGAGCTGCTACAGAATGAAGTTCATAGTTTAAACAAGAAAACCAAAGCATTGGAAAGTTCAACAGCAGCTTTTGTGGAAGAGGTTCTTGAAGATCTTCAGCACGCGACGTCTG CTTTAGACGTCGAAATAAGAAGTGGCAATATTGAGAATGAGAAACTGCTCAAAGATATTGACGAATTAAAGAGAACTTTGTCTTCACTTATGTTGGCCAGAACGCAGGAAATG CAGGTGTCTGGAGCTGGTAATGTTTTAATCCGCTCCAGTGATAGTTGTTCAAGTCACTTGTATGCTGAAGTTAGCCGTACTTGA